Proteins from a genomic interval of Bradyrhizobium sp. CCBAU 53340:
- a CDS encoding folylpolyglutamate synthase/dihydrofolate synthase family protein yields MNASPDSSKASLDQLIGRLSALHQKRIDLGLERMHRLLERLGHPERKLPPVIHVAGTNGKGSTVAYLRATLEAAGLRVHAYTSPYLVRINECFRLGRVGGGVLVSDDELRAALEEVERVNAGEPATVFELKTAAAFHLFAQNPADAVLLEVGLGGRLDSTNVVDTPAACVITPVSMDHMDFLGDTLASIAGEKAAIIKRGVPLICAEQTGEAMAVIEAQAKQMRAPLFAANENWHVNVEHGRLVYSDERGLMDLAAPRLFGRHQFDNAGLAIATLRAIPTFKVNQAAFEAGIVGAEWPARMQRLTSGELLALGPQGSEIWLDGGHNAEGGRVAAAALGDLEERVSRPLVVIAGMMANKDAKAFLANFAGLTRHIIAVPIPDTENAMPVDRLADAVRSLGMRVEIAPSIEAALRALSKLAYEVPPRILITGSLYLAGHVLGLNGTPPA; encoded by the coding sequence GTGAACGCATCTCCCGACAGCTCAAAGGCGTCGCTCGATCAACTGATCGGGCGGCTGTCGGCCCTGCATCAGAAGCGCATCGATCTCGGGCTCGAGCGGATGCACCGCCTGCTTGAGCGGCTTGGTCACCCCGAACGCAAGCTGCCGCCGGTGATCCATGTCGCCGGCACCAACGGCAAGGGCTCGACGGTGGCGTACTTGCGCGCCACGCTCGAGGCCGCGGGCCTGCGCGTGCACGCCTACACCTCGCCCTATCTCGTCCGCATCAACGAATGTTTCCGCCTTGGCCGCGTCGGCGGCGGTGTGCTCGTCTCCGATGACGAATTGCGCGCGGCGCTGGAAGAGGTCGAGCGCGTCAATGCCGGCGAGCCCGCGACCGTGTTCGAGCTGAAGACCGCGGCCGCCTTCCATCTGTTCGCGCAAAATCCTGCCGATGCGGTGCTGCTCGAAGTCGGCCTCGGCGGCCGGCTTGATTCGACCAATGTGGTCGATACGCCCGCGGCCTGCGTGATCACGCCAGTCAGCATGGATCACATGGATTTCCTCGGCGACACGCTGGCCTCGATCGCCGGCGAGAAGGCCGCGATCATCAAGCGCGGCGTGCCGTTGATTTGTGCCGAGCAGACGGGCGAGGCGATGGCCGTGATCGAGGCGCAGGCCAAGCAGATGCGCGCGCCGCTGTTTGCCGCGAACGAAAATTGGCACGTCAATGTCGAGCACGGCCGCCTGGTCTATTCCGACGAGCGCGGCCTGATGGATCTCGCGGCGCCGCGCCTGTTCGGCCGCCACCAGTTCGACAATGCCGGCCTTGCGATTGCGACATTGCGCGCGATTCCGACATTCAAGGTCAACCAGGCGGCGTTCGAGGCCGGCATCGTCGGTGCCGAATGGCCGGCGCGGATGCAGCGCCTCACCTCGGGCGAGTTGCTCGCTCTCGGACCGCAGGGGTCAGAGATCTGGCTCGACGGCGGCCACAATGCCGAAGGCGGCCGCGTCGCCGCCGCCGCGCTCGGCGATCTCGAAGAACGCGTGTCGCGGCCGCTGGTCGTCATTGCAGGCATGATGGCCAACAAGGATGCGAAGGCCTTTCTGGCCAATTTCGCGGGCCTCACCCGTCACATCATCGCGGTGCCGATCCCCGATACCGAGAATGCGATGCCGGTGGATCGCCTTGCGGATGCCGTCCGCAGCCTCGGCATGCGCGTCGAGATCGCGCCCAGCATCGAGGCCGCGCTGCGTGCA
- the accD gene encoding acetyl-CoA carboxylase, carboxyltransferase subunit beta, with translation MNWLTNVVRPKIRNMLRRETPENLWIKCPDSGQLVFYKDVEANQFVIPGSNYHMRMGAVARLKSIFDNETWFDVALPEVTPDPLKFRDEKKYVDRIKDARARTNLNDAIKVGYGKLEGAGVVVAVQDFDFMGGSLGMAAGEAIVRGLELAVEKKSPFIVFAASGGARMQEGILSLMQMPRTTVAVQMLREAKQPYIVVLTNPTTGGVTASYAMLGDVQIAEPGALIGFAGARVIEQTIREKLPEGFQRAEYLKEHGMVDMVVHRHELRPTLARLCRLLTKAPALDGASKSVQPVTTPAQIVSAAETAPAAPHA, from the coding sequence ATGAACTGGCTTACCAATGTGGTCCGGCCGAAAATCCGCAACATGCTGCGGCGGGAGACGCCGGAGAACCTGTGGATCAAGTGCCCGGATTCCGGACAGCTCGTGTTCTACAAGGACGTCGAGGCCAACCAGTTCGTCATTCCCGGCTCGAACTACCACATGCGCATGGGCGCGGTGGCGCGGTTGAAGTCGATCTTCGACAACGAAACCTGGTTCGATGTCGCGCTGCCCGAGGTCACGCCCGATCCGCTCAAGTTCCGCGACGAGAAGAAGTACGTCGATCGCATCAAGGATGCGCGGGCGCGCACCAATCTGAACGATGCGATCAAGGTCGGCTACGGCAAGCTCGAAGGTGCCGGCGTCGTCGTCGCCGTGCAGGACTTCGACTTCATGGGCGGCTCGCTCGGCATGGCCGCAGGCGAAGCCATCGTCCGTGGGCTCGAGCTTGCCGTCGAGAAGAAGTCGCCCTTCATCGTGTTCGCCGCCTCGGGCGGCGCGCGCATGCAGGAAGGCATTCTGTCGCTGATGCAGATGCCGCGCACCACCGTTGCCGTGCAGATGCTGCGTGAAGCCAAGCAGCCTTACATCGTCGTGCTCACCAACCCGACCACCGGCGGCGTCACCGCGTCCTACGCGATGCTCGGTGACGTTCAGATCGCCGAGCCCGGCGCGCTGATCGGCTTTGCCGGTGCGCGCGTGATCGAGCAGACCATTCGCGAAAAGCTGCCTGAAGGTTTCCAGCGCGCCGAATATCTGAAAGAGCACGGCATGGTCGACATGGTCGTGCACCGCCACGAGCTGCGTCCGACCCTGGCGCGGCTGTGCCGCCTGCTGACCAAGGCGCCGGCGCTTGATGGAGCCTCGAAATCGGTCCAGCCGGTGACGACCCCGGCGCAGATCGTCTCGGCGGCTGAAACGGCGCCGGCCGCGCCCCACGCGTGA
- the trpA gene encoding tryptophan synthase subunit alpha, which produces MTTRIDTRFAELKKQGRSAFVTFLMAGDPDPATSLEIVKALPKSGADVIEIGMPFTDPMADGPSIQAAGLRALKAGMTLKKTIELVRGFRKDDDATPIVLMGYYNPIYIYGVDKFLVDAKSAGVDGLIIVDLPPEEDDELCLPAMKAGLNFIRLATPTTDDKRLPAVLSNTSGFVYYVSIAGITGAAAADANAVGEAVARIKRHTQLPVCVGFGIRTPEAARAIAEKADGSVVGTALVDALKNSLDAEGRATAKTVNAVAELTAALAQGVKAAKQAAE; this is translated from the coding sequence GTGACCACGCGTATCGATACCCGCTTTGCCGAGCTGAAGAAGCAGGGCCGCTCGGCCTTCGTGACCTTCCTGATGGCCGGTGATCCCGATCCCGCGACCTCGCTTGAGATCGTCAAGGCGCTGCCGAAGTCCGGCGCCGATGTGATCGAGATCGGCATGCCCTTCACCGATCCGATGGCCGACGGCCCGTCGATCCAGGCCGCGGGGCTTCGCGCGCTCAAGGCCGGCATGACGCTGAAGAAGACGATCGAGCTCGTGCGTGGCTTCCGCAAGGACGACGATGCGACGCCGATCGTGCTGATGGGCTATTACAATCCGATCTACATCTACGGTGTCGATAAATTCCTCGTCGATGCCAAGAGCGCTGGCGTCGACGGCCTGATCATCGTCGATTTGCCGCCGGAGGAAGACGATGAGCTGTGCCTGCCCGCGATGAAGGCCGGCCTCAACTTCATTCGTCTGGCGACCCCGACCACCGACGACAAGCGCCTGCCTGCGGTGCTCTCGAACACGTCGGGCTTCGTCTATTACGTCTCCATCGCCGGTATCACCGGTGCGGCGGCAGCGGATGCGAATGCCGTCGGTGAAGCCGTCGCGCGCATCAAGCGGCACACCCAGCTGCCGGTCTGCGTCGGTTTTGGCATCCGCACGCCGGAGGCGGCGCGCGCCATTGCAGAGAAGGCCGATGGTTCGGTGGTCGGCACGGCCCTGGTCGATGCGCTCAAGAACAGCCTCGACGCTGAGGGCCGCGCGACCGCCAAAACCGTTAACGCCGTGGCTGAGCTGACGGCGGCTCTGGCCCAGGGCGTCAAGGCTGCGAAACAAGCGGCCGAATAG